A single region of the Leucoraja erinacea ecotype New England unplaced genomic scaffold, Leri_hhj_1 Leri_870S, whole genome shotgun sequence genome encodes:
- the LOC129694955 gene encoding LOW QUALITY PROTEIN: protein FAM187B-like (The sequence of the model RefSeq protein was modified relative to this genomic sequence to represent the inferred CDS: inserted 1 base in 1 codon) has product MWNENVLLFILGMLFLIGGLPNFLNQDDWANCSGKAPCSLAFLSNNPLSLHCPSATEVPEGSVYWQYQDLSQPQAQPSTFIRSGDLTVYQGPMGDLGSRANLHRGSLIMDTAKTSDTGLYLCKSANSTLAAYQVDVQDSSLVYVSHQGLGESILSNRSLMVNLGSSQHMVKLYTRWGPWQDCNRCNVIGEQKVMGFCYAKLSDIDKDEDEALEVNGVTLPCGLMELFIGQSLPRRXHYQWCRQPCKKEEQSLEIATNLLLLEIGEWWRWWCGREPVFDWMEPRTTHLQSMYHGIRDNAWMTCPGASVYTSVLWQRDSTFITQGGNSDGRQRLVDAMGGMYEIKSVMPSDRGIYRCWVHGRRVASFHLETPEKPVVHRPVNRRLLKGVTIIVGTIAMVFVISAMVEILHA; this is encoded by the exons ATGTGGAACGAAAATGTATTGCTTTTCATTCTGGGCATGCTGTTTCTAATAGGCGGCTTGCCCAACTTCCTAAACCAGGACGACTGGGCTAACTGCTCGGGCAAAGCCCCCTGCTCCCTGGCCTTCCTATCGAACAATCCGCTCAGCCTGCATTGCCCGAGTGCCACAGAAGTACCAGAAGGCTCCGTGTACTGGCAGTACCAGGACCTCAGCCAGCCTCAAGCCCAACCCAGCACCTTCATCAGATCCGGGGACTTGACGGTGTACCAAGGGCCGATGGGCGATCTGGGAAGCCGAGCCAATCTACATCGAGGCTCCTTGATCATGGACACGGCAAAGACCTCAGACACGGGCCTGTACCTCTGCAAGTCGGCTAATTCCACCCTAGCCGCCTACCAGGTGGATGTGCAGGACTCGTCTCTGGTTTACGTGTCCCACCAAGGGCTGGGGGAGAGCATTCTGTCAAACCGGAGCCTGATGGTCAACTTGGGCTCTTCCCAGCACATGGTCAAGCTCTACACCCGCTGGGGACCATGGCAGGATTGTAACCGGTGTAACGTAATAGGGGAGCAGAAGGTGATGGGCTTCTGTTACGCCAAACTTAGCGACATCGACAAGGACGAGGACGAGGCACTGGAGGTGAATGGCGTCACCTTGCCCTGCGGCTTAATGGAGCTGTTCATTGGGCAGTCCTTGCCCCGGC TCCACTACCAATGGTGCCGCCAGCCGTGCAAGAAGGAGGAACAATCATTGGAGATCGCAACCAATCTTCTGTTGTTGGAGATTGGCGAATGGTGGCGGTGGTGGTGTGGTCGGGAGCCTGTGTTTGACTGGATGGAGCCTCGCACAACTCATCTGCAGTCGATGTACCACGGCATCCGTGACAACGCCTGGATGACATGCCCGGGGGCGTCGGTGTACACGTCCGTTCTATGGCAGCGCGACTCCACCTTTATCACCCAAGGTGGCAACAGTGACGGGAGACAGCGGCTGGTCGACGCCATGGGCGGCATGTATGAAATCAAAAGTGTGATGCCCTCCGACCgcggcatctaccgctgctgggtGCATGGGCGTAGGGTTGCCTCCTTCCACCTCGAGACGCCCGAGAAGCCAGTGGTACACCGCCCCGTCAACCGGCGACTGCTGAAAGGCGTAACAATCATCGTCGGCACGATCGCCATGGTCTTTGTAATCAGTGCCATGGTTGAAATACTACACGCCTAG